The Centroberyx gerrardi isolate f3 chromosome 13, fCenGer3.hap1.cur.20231027, whole genome shotgun sequence genome contains the following window.
TTTGATCACAAATAATTGTGTTATGATGAGATATCAAACTTAATTTTCTTGAGATCACAACTTAATTATTCCGTTACCTCGACATAACAAAATAGCAGCCTTCAGTTCAAGTAAAATTTGAATCTTATCTATGATAGAGAGGCACAAGGCAATTTCTGCCTGTGTCAGTCTGTGAATAAAGTAAAACCTGATGAGTAGATCAGTCGCGGTCTTTCCTTTCTCTGATATTGTCTTTCACTACTTTGGTTTCTATCCAGTAAAGTGGGCTGCAGACTGCGACACCTCGAGCCCTTCTGAAGTCAAAATTGGAGAATTACCTTAGACCTCTcaagaattttttatttttttcattagcttgagataaaaagaaaatttgtCATGATCTTGAgcagggtttgaccgatatggacCTTCAAAGGccaatgctgatatttttgtattgaagctgctgataaccAATgtttttgacaattttcatgcccaGGAAATCTCAAAACAtattcaagtattcagtgttttcccccagaatttgattcttgtcaggttggaaacagcatttataccatcaagtgacactaaaactcactTAAAACCCATACTAATACaattcagtcaggaacactttaGTCTCtataaaggaaaataaagaaacaactTTTTATTGCAGTTTTTACAGACTTAtaatgtagctgtggtcagggaggaacctccatcatatcagaggtagatgacactgattggctgatgtctgatatttaataaaaggccaatatcgggtTTAACCCTAATCTTGGCAAAACCAAGATTTCTAATGCAATCATTAATTTGTGATCTTGAGATAATGGAATTGGAAAACAATGTATGCAAATAAGGCCTTTCTCAGCCTCAGCagtaataataatctgtttgcctctctgtgtgtctgtctgtctgtctgtctgtctgtctgtctgtctgtctctctgtctgtctctctgtctgtctgtctgtctgtctgtgtgtctttctgtctgtctgtgtgtctgtctgtgtgtctgtctgtctgtctgtctgtctgtctgtctgtctgtgtgtctttctgtctgtctgtctgtctgtctgtctttctgtctgtctgtctctctgtctgtctgtgtgtctgtctgtctgtctgtctgtctgtctgtgtgtctgtctgtctgtctgtctgtctttctgtctttctgtctgtctgtctgtctgtctgtctgtctgtctgtctgtctgtctgtctgtctgtctgtctgtccagctgACTGACCATGGAGACCTCGGTGTCGTCTCCACCAGACGGCAGTTTGAACGACTCGGTGAGCGATGGAGAGGAGACCAGCGGTGAGGCCAGTCCGCCTCCCGCAGCCCTTCCTCAGGTATGAATACACCTTGCTTTATTTACACAGAGCCTCTTATCCAGCTTCAGTGTCGTACTCGAGGGTGTTCACGGACACACGTTAGACAGGACGGTCTGTCTAACCACAAAGACACACCCTACCGCCCTCGCTGTAATTTAGGCGTCAATATGAACTTGTTTCTCTGGATTGATAGGGGAAACGACATTTGCAGGTGATGCCGAAAGAGAGTAAAAGTAGATTTGTCCTCCGGAAACGTCACAAGAAATAAATTAGCTTCCCAAAATAGAGCTGCGGCAATTAATGCAACGTGAATACTTCAGAGAAACCTGAACAAGACTGATTTTGAGTgggcattttgcattttgccaATAGTATGACAAAAACCTACTCCAAAATAGTTACCCATGTATCATTGTTTTAACACATTCACTACCTACTATTCATCTACATATGCAATATCCTGCATATGTATTATTCCATACTACatattctacattctctaatccattttggaaaaagatCTTTAGCTGAAGCTCAGTCAgtatctctttatttatttatttatcctttattgaGGGCAGCATGGAGGACAAACTGTACAGAAAAGTTGCTTACAAgaacataaaaagacaaaacactTGGGTAAGCATAGTCACATAGCActaataaatacataatcaaGATTAATAGAATCAATCAAGTACATAATTTACATAATCGCAGAAACATTGTCCAATATAGCTACTTTCAAGAAGAATAGAAGAGAATTCACCAAAGGAAATCATATCAGTCAGTTTTAAATCATTCTGTAGTGCGTTCAGTGTAGATCCAATctgtgaaaatgttattttgtcagCCACAGTTACCTTCTCTTCTTTTACAAACACCGTAATATGTTTTCTTCTTGTGCTGTCAGTCCTTGTGCGAGGCGTGAATCTGTTTGGTTGTGCCTGCAGGTGTCGGTGGGCTCCGGCGGGTCCGGGGTGACGATGCTGCAGCTGTCTGACGGTCAGACGGTGCAGGTCCACGGTGTGATCCAGACCCCGCAGTCCTCCGTCATACAGTCACCCCCGGTCCAGACGGTCCAGGTGAGGAGACGCTCTGGCTCTGTATTGTATTCGGTTGTGCCTGCTTGGATTATAGCACCGCGTTGTGCTATGAACAGCTCATACAGTTCCTCACATGCACATCTGGGAGCTGCGGTTCAGCCACGGTTTTATAATGGTTGGCCACtgactgagcagctccactggggcAGTCAGGGTTAAAGGACAAGTTCTGTGATTTTGTAcctactagtgcagtgcccgttcgccctgctgctgcacagagcgctgttcgcttgtttattcaaagtttattaatattgtcgcgtgtccaaattgcaccaaattcgacactgcacgtccttgggtccccagcaacacacccgccaagtgtgaagtagatcggacaaacggttctcgagatatgcgaaggacacacagacagacagagattccttgctttatagtatgatatataatttgtctcttccatgcctgtagtacttggacccacagggaatattggctccagagtcagctgtcgtttgaaacggcgagctccgttgcaaaatatctccaagaaaagccagtctgtgaaaacgatatggcGACCGACCGTATTTCTACCCACGgcctggaaagcagcagcagcaccgaaCCACTttgtcttctaccaaactctactttTTACAATCTGACCCGACCGTCTGCAAAACCAGAACACTCCGGCGGTAACACACTTCCACctcacagcagtctgtgctgcggcagagaaaaagttctgtagttctgtgatttcctgattagtgaaagtgtacGTAATGgtggaattgtgtcatgaaataAGAGCTAATTAAAATTTTTGTACTTCGCATCTTTTCCGTTTACTCTCAACTCTCCTGTAGAGCCTACAAGTGGCTTTTTTGGAGACCTCACTGTTTCAGCTGACTCTGAAGTCAATATTCTCTGctaagtactacaggtatggaagagacaaattactgtatatataggtccaaaattgccgaaattatcctttaaagtgCCTGGTTCGAGGGCAGCTTGACAGCAGCTGTCGAGGGAGGTGAGTGTGCTGCTCGTTGACTTTCCCAGCCCAGATTTCCCTGCCGGCCCAGAGATTCAAACTGGTGAACTTCcagtcacaaacacactaaaGCTAAGCGTCACTCTACTGACAAACCTATCAGGTGTGTTGTATCACAGTGATTCTAGCTTACTCTGTGATattgacagaaaacaaaaaaaaacaaaactaattGCAATTTCTGAGATGATATACACGGCGGCATAGgtttaatgtttaaaaatgtgctGTGGTGGAATTTGCTTATATTATCGGCGTCTAAATACACATAATATTTTCTCTGGCATGCAACTTAAATGTTGGGCCAGTGATTCTGCAAAACCCCAGAGCGCCTGGTTTAGGAGGCTGTTTGCGAAACTCTAACTGGGCGGTCCTAGTTTACTCTAATTTCCATAACCAGTCCCTAGATTCGTTTTTGTTTAAGGAAATTTGCAGAATTCACCGGAAATATATTACGGTTTACACCAaatatgtgtctctgtgtttgtgccttGTTTACTACCAGTTATCCCAAGTTTCTCACAAAGCCTTGCTGGGGAGAAGAGGTTTCATAGCCAGGTACCAAGTCAGCCATATTTTGTCAAAAACTAGATatttaaataaaacacacaataaatagATATGTCCTTAACAGGACATAACAGGTCTTTATGTGTGGCTGAAACTAAACTTTTGGGAACATGTATTCAGGTGGGTGAAAAAGTTAATTAAAATGGTGACAATAGTATTATGGTTAGACCTATATTTTGGTTTGCCAATacatcaggctgatattggtcttttattaaatattggacaTAGGTCAGTCATAtagtccatctctgatatgatgagcTACAtcaaaacagtctgtaaaacatgCAAtgaaattttcttttcttttaaggagctgctaacaaCCAAAAATAATTCACTAGTCTGGGTTTTAATAAACAGTTTTCGTGTCTTTTGATAgtataaatgctgtttccaccTTACCacgaataaaattctggggggaaacactgaatacttcatTATTTGGAATTTCTTGGGCATGAAAAAAGTCAAACAGCCAAttaaaatattggctatcggcagcttcagaACAAAAATATCATCCTTCAAAAAGCCGTATCAATATATCTCTGAACTGCTCTGAACACAGATGGAACCGAATAAGTGGAAGCCCATGATAAGCGCTGTAGAATAATTAATGGGCCATGATGCAGGAGTTTGTGTGGTGGAGATACAGTATACTGGAGTGCCGCCCCATCTAATGCAGCGCAGCTGTTAATAGGATTGGCTTGAGCGGTGGGATCTGTGTTGTAAGCTCATCAGTCTAACCTTCACACTCAGGCGGTGTTGTGTCTGGGGCTCGGCGATAGCTCCACTCGGACCAAAACATGCCGCTGTAGACGCACCAGACAATAATGACCTGTGAGGTAAAGCTGCACGATATCGACCAATGATTATCTTACGATTCTTTCAGTGAATATTGTGATGCGAACTCAACTTGTGGACAGAGCTTTTTCAGTGTAACTTTATTTTCGGCACTTGAAAGATGAAATGTTACTGCTTAGAATTTGATATTCATGAGGGTTTACTCATGAATATCTCATTTATCAACACATGTTTTAAACAAATCATTTGAAGGTAAGGTTGTGTTGATCTCAGCTAGATTTGTGGAATAGTTAGGGCCTTTTGAGGAGAAGCCGAGTGGGTAGGTATGTTTTACTATGTTTCAGTTAGATTTTCTCCGATGTGCAAACCAGGGATTCTTCACAGCCCCAGAAAACATTTAACAGGTCACCttctagtttaaaaaaaatgctgcctCTTGTGACTAGAAAATTACATTTGTCAGTGTTACAAATTAAATTGTTTAACTTCATTTAACTGTGCAGCCCTGTGAAAGCCTTCAATTACTGTGCAAAGACTTACAGGTACTTGATCAAAAGTATTTCTATAAAGGAAATTGTTCAAGAATCAAATCGGTATAATCCATAGTGAAATGCCAGATACCATTTTTTGTTGACTCAGTTCAAATGCAACTACTTAAGTTGGGGTAGCTGCCTTATGCAGAAGAACACAGAACAGACGAGAGCTTGATTCCACTGATTCACAGTGACAGTGTTGGATGTGCTGAAAAACATATTGGAAAGCAGTAATACATTACATTTGAAAAGCTTTGTGTTAAACTAGTCAAATGATTATTACTTGCATTCTTTGTTGTAGTGGGATTAAACAACACACATTTCAGTATCATCAAATAGTTTTTATGCTGGCACTCCGTTCTCCATAATATCAGTGAGCCTCAGCGATACCAAGTACGACTGTCACGGCTGGTGCTAGCAGGGTAGCAGGAACACAGGGGataggacccaaatgcagacgcctgaggcagagctgatgcagttcagtgattttattatCACAGTGAGGTACAAAGGCTTGGGATGGTGAGGCAGGCAAGGGTCAAAACCAGGGAAGGTAGTCCAAACTGGCAAACAAAGCAGGCAAGAATCAAAAAGTCCAACACACAGGCAAGGTCCAAAACAGGCAGGTAACAGGTCTCTAGAGAGCAAGACACGAAGCACACGGCAACTTGACTTAACGATCTGGCAGGGAACAAAAGGAAGTGAATATGTACTGAAGGCTGAATAAGGAATGAGGTGCAGGTGGGGAGACGGGAGGGAAAGCTCGGGTGACCGCAGGGCCGATGAGAAGCGGGAACAGGTGTGTGGGATGGGTGGGGCAGTCAGGtgatgagggaaggagggaaagtcCGAGGACATCTGGTGGACGGCTAGAGGATGGCAGAAGTGGGGAGTCGAAGGAAAGAACACGGCCTGGGAGAAGTGAGCAGGGGCTGGAGACAGGGACCGAGAGCGATGTGGAGGGCTGGGGATGAAAGAGTGAGGAGCAGACCGGGACAACGACTTTATCTTGCTACTGGTTTGCGGATACCAGTGTCAGTGATGCAAATTATACCAATGATAAAAGCACAAGTAATAATCtacgacattttcatataaataaatgtctgttttgtttttactacTATTATTGCAGATTGATATAAtagattgatataacacaatagtgaatagtgaatagctagcctggtaagaccatcctgatcacgtgacctcacattctgtttcgctccacggatcagtctggacttccagccgcccacatcgatttcagtgggcgggagtacttgccttgacagacaaactccttcagccaatcagcgaatccaaattcaaatccactcggaagaacggcgaaaacgtctcttctgccgagaaactccgctagtgcatactcttgttcttgtttaattgttgttattgagtctatttctgcgataactgcacttatggctgtgtttactaatgttacgttaccgctcgttgcttcgggagacgccattactgttttgccagcggcggcctgtatttcacgtcatcaactacgacgcagtccctgattggcccggttacattgtaatttcaggaaatcgatgtgggcggctagaagtccagactgatccgtggagcgaaacagaatgtgaggtcacatgATCAGGATGGTTTTACCAGGCTAGTGAATAGCCTGTCTATAGCctgttcatgaaagcttttacatttgctgttctgaacaacgttttacatttctgacagcagcaacacacgGCAACGAGTGCTGAGCAACGCAAATGTTGCCAGAATACAAAAGCAGAAACAACAGAacttgtggattaccactttacatactgtgatttcttttttttttacagatagCCACTGTAGCAGAGCTGGAGGATGAAGAGTCGGTCGCAGACACACAGAAGAGACGCGAGATTCTCTCCAGGCGTCCGTCTTATCGGTGAGTAAACAGTGAACGCGAGGACGTTACTACAGTTACGGTATGTGTTAGATAAAGTTTTACAACGTTGCACCGTCTTTATGGAATCACTTTATGAAATTTTTGCTCCTCCACAGAAAAATCCTCAATGAGCTTTCATCGGATTCGCCGGCAGTTCCTAAAATCGAAGAGGagaagacggaggaggaggcggcggtcTCCAGCGTCGCCTCAGCACCAGTGCCTACCTCCGTCTACCAGACCAGCTCAGGACAGTACAGTCAGTACACTCTAGACCATGACcacagtttacccactttttttatTGGTGGATGatactgatttttgtttatattagcGGTTGGttgtttacccacctttatTTACCGCAGCATCACCACTCTAAAATCTAGAGTTTATGTGTAACATTTTCCGGTCCTTtatccagaggtggggacttgagtcacatgacttggactcaagtcagactcgagtcacaattttaaatgcttgagacttgatgcatgaagagaatacttgagacttgagtcttgacttgagatcttgtgtttgtgtaaatgacttagattgaaagtgatgagatttgttccagcagacgactgaatttaaattctgttttctgaatttgtatggaatgattgaatttactgaagttgaaactgattatagaaatcaaactcatgatgctcttaccaagtttttatacCTTTAAAACGACATTTTGTTTGGACTTGTTGTTtgtactggactcttgatttgttctgacttgacttctacatttagacttgagacttcaCATTAATGACATGTACTTgatttggacttgacttggcaatctacatttagacttgggacttgacttgagcctcttgttttgttttgttttatttatttcgtacaaagaaaatagtaacaaataaatacaacatgCAACTAAACACAGATTGTGCAGGTGAGGAAAGAAAGGCACAAGAGGCACAAGAGgcacttgggactcgagcaaagttgacttggccTTTACCTCTGTTTGTTATGATACTAAGTCATCATGTCTATGCATTAGCCATGAGTATTTCATTTAGATGGGCAGCTGTGACTAAGTTTTACCCCTCCACAGTTGCGATCACCCAGGGTGGAGCCATCCAGCTGACCAGTCCTGGAGCTGAAGCCCTGCAGGGGGGCCAGACCCTGACCATGGCCAGCGCTGCCCCCCCCCAGCCTGGAGCCACCATCCTGCAGTGTGCCGCTCAGCCCGGAGACTCCCCGCAGCAGTTCTACATCCAGGGAGGACAGGTGCTCATCCAAGGTAGGATGCAAATGATTTGGGGCAAATTTTGTAGTGCTCAGTTTCGTTGGTCGGTTCCTACACAGCTTTGCAGAATTttgaaatgtatggaaaaagaaTTTGGTAATTTCCAGGTCGTgataagtttggaaattgcacaaaactATTTGGAACAGTATGAGAAAACATAGGAtcattcatcaagatgactaTCTATGTAAATCATATTTAACAagaaaatcttcaaatcaaggAACTAAGGTCTAGAAAAAAGTAGGCTATGGAATTTAGAAATTGAAACTGTGTTAGAACCCTGAGTGTTTCCTTTGTATTTATTCAgcgcaccaccaccaccactgttTAGGCATGTTTCActataaaacacaaataagtGTGGCCGTAGTTGAAATTAGGGATCTTAATATGATAAATTAATCTGACAATCTAAAGAATGCCAGTTTTGTCACTGCAGTTTGTACCAGAACGTTAACCTTGTGTGCCACTGATACACGAGATCAGTATGGAAAACGTGAATGAACCAATAAGGgttaatttccaaaacactattactacctatgaaaatattgaaatttTGAGTTGTTGAAAAATGAACTTAACgtaaaatacagaggatccagtctgtaaaagtgctGTGCCATCTAAGGACTttagttacctactatcctttaaaagtaccatcatttgtttaaaTTTGGTGCTAGCAGTCAtcttgtaagagtaggtgtcacctTTCTCAGATGGTAGCTATTggaatctcattttggaaggaaactccTCATATACAGAATCAAAGGGAATGGCATGGAGCTTTGCATTTGTGTAACTCTCAAACAGTGACAGCAGGCCTCAGAGGCTAGCTTTCTAGCACAATTTATGCTGAATCAGTGAAACTTAATAGTTCCAGCAAGTGTCTGAGTAATGTCAattcagaaaatgaatggaggcaGGCCTTGGATTGCAAGC
Protein-coding sequences here:
- the crema gene encoding cAMP-responsive element modulator isoform X1 produces the protein METSVSSPPDGSLNDSVSDGEETSGEASPPPAALPQVSVGSGGSGVTMLQLSDGQTVQVHGVIQTPQSSVIQSPPVQTVQIATVAELEDEESVADTQKRREILSRRPSYRKILNELSSDSPAVPKIEEEKTEEEAAVSSVASAPVPTSVYQTSSGQYIAITQGGAIQLTSPGAEALQGGQTLTMASAAPPQPGATILQCAAQPGDSPQQFYIQGGQVLIQAATGDIPAYQLRSPNSGLTQSIVMAASPGAMHSPSVQHAEEVTRKREVRLMKNREAARECRRKKKEYVKCLENRVAVLENQNKTLIEELKALKDIYCHKAE